The Methylotenera sp. G11 genome includes a window with the following:
- the hemN gene encoding oxygen-independent coproporphyrinogen III oxidase: protein MIANSPAEFISTDVNNGKLVANINSALSLLTPETIQKFDVSGPRYTSYPTADRFVEAFTEEEYKLTLNQRRVGGLALPLSIYVHIPFCENLCFYCACNKIITKHHERSVEYLGYLSKEIDLHVQHLGTGQTISQLHLGGGSPTFFSDHELSELMSIIKRSFTLAPGGEYSIEIDPRTVDAQRLAHIASLGFNRLSFGVQDFDPEVQKAVHRIQPAEQVFSLVEAARALKFDSVNVDLIYGLPKQTSASFKKTLEQVVALRPERIALYAYAHLPERFKPQRRIDSYELPAASDKIAMLSNALATFVEAGYVYIGMDHFALPTDALAIAKRQGRLHRNFQGYSTQPDCDLIGLGVSSIGRIGATYSQNAKTLEEYYDFLNQGRFPVVRGLALSRDDLVRRAVIMALMCQGSLQYESIELAYMIDFKSYFTTELEALKELESSGMLVLENGGIQVTDFGWFFVRAIAMLFDRYLQTDRNRARFSKII from the coding sequence ATGATAGCAAATAGCCCCGCAGAATTTATCAGCACAGATGTTAACAATGGTAAACTGGTCGCGAACATAAACAGCGCACTTTCCCTGCTGACACCGGAAACGATACAGAAGTTTGATGTGAGCGGGCCGCGCTATACCTCTTACCCGACAGCCGATCGCTTCGTGGAAGCCTTCACCGAAGAAGAATACAAGCTGACGCTGAATCAAAGGCGTGTAGGCGGCTTAGCATTGCCGCTTTCAATTTACGTGCATATCCCCTTTTGTGAAAACCTTTGTTTTTACTGTGCATGTAACAAAATCATCACCAAACACCACGAGCGCAGCGTCGAGTACCTTGGCTACCTAAGCAAAGAGATCGACCTGCATGTGCAGCATCTGGGTACCGGGCAGACGATCTCGCAACTGCACCTTGGCGGCGGCTCCCCTACTTTTTTCAGTGACCATGAACTCAGTGAGCTGATGTCCATCATCAAGCGCAGCTTTACGCTGGCACCAGGCGGCGAATACTCTATAGAAATCGACCCGCGCACCGTAGATGCGCAGCGTCTTGCACATATTGCCTCCCTGGGCTTTAACCGCCTGAGTTTCGGCGTACAGGACTTTGATCCTGAAGTGCAGAAAGCCGTGCACCGTATTCAGCCTGCCGAGCAGGTATTCTCCCTGGTAGAGGCTGCCCGTGCCCTTAAGTTTGATTCAGTCAATGTGGATTTGATTTATGGCTTGCCGAAACAGACTTCAGCATCATTTAAAAAGACATTAGAGCAAGTTGTGGCACTCAGACCGGAAAGAATAGCGCTCTACGCTTATGCGCACCTACCGGAGCGCTTCAAACCCCAGCGCCGTATCGACAGCTACGAGCTGCCGGCCGCATCAGATAAGATCGCCATGCTTTCCAATGCCCTCGCAACCTTTGTCGAAGCCGGTTACGTCTATATCGGCATGGACCATTTTGCCCTGCCCACTGATGCTCTGGCGATTGCTAAACGCCAGGGAAGGCTGCATCGTAATTTCCAGGGCTACAGTACACAACCCGATTGCGACCTCATCGGGCTTGGCGTTTCCTCAATCGGCCGTATTGGTGCGACTTACAGCCAGAATGCAAAAACGCTTGAAGAATATTACGATTTCCTCAACCAGGGACGTTTCCCGGTTGTACGCGGCCTTGCCCTGTCACGTGATGACCTGGTGCGTCGCGCAGTCATCATGGCGCTGATGTGCCAAGGATCGCTGCAATACGAATCCATCGAACTTGCGTACATGATTGATTTCAAGAGCTACTTCACCACTGAATTAGAAGCGCTGAAAGAGCTGGAAAGCTCAGGCATGCTGGTACTGGAAAATGGCGGGATCCAGGTAACAGACTTCGGCTGGTTCTTTGTACGTGCGATTGCCATGCTGTTTGATCGATACTTGCAGACCGACCGCAACCGCGCACGCTTCTCAAAAATCATCTAA
- the fnr gene encoding fumarate/nitrate reduction transcriptional regulator Fnr — translation MQPSLNTLEGLKVACSNCNLRELCMPTGFNADEMQKLDEVVEKRRRVKQGDALFSSGETFTSLYAIRTGFFKTCVISEDGREQVTGFQMAGEIIGMDGIVSDHHNCSAVALEDAEVCVMPFSDIEVLSRELPGLQRHVHKIMSREIVRENGVMMLLGNMRAEERLAAFLLNLVQRLHARGLSQSELVLRMTREEIGSYLGLKLETVSRAFSKFSEDGIIEVKQRYVKILAPDALKKIFNPQTYY, via the coding sequence ATGCAACCTTCTTTAAATACGCTCGAAGGCCTGAAAGTCGCCTGTTCAAATTGTAATCTTCGTGAGCTTTGCATGCCTACCGGCTTTAATGCGGATGAAATGCAGAAGCTGGATGAAGTTGTAGAGAAACGCCGCCGTGTGAAACAGGGGGATGCCTTATTCAGCAGCGGTGAAACATTCACTTCGCTTTATGCGATTCGCACCGGCTTTTTTAAAACCTGCGTCATCAGCGAGGATGGCCGCGAGCAGGTGACCGGTTTCCAGATGGCAGGTGAAATCATTGGTATGGACGGCATCGTCAGCGATCATCACAATTGCAGCGCAGTCGCACTTGAAGACGCAGAAGTGTGTGTGATGCCGTTTTCGGATATCGAAGTGCTTTCGCGCGAGCTGCCCGGCCTGCAGCGGCATGTGCACAAAATCATGAGCCGTGAAATTGTGCGCGAGAATGGCGTGATGATGCTGCTGGGTAATATGCGCGCAGAAGAGAGGCTTGCTGCATTCCTGCTGAATCTGGTGCAGCGCCTGCATGCGCGGGGGTTATCGCAATCTGAACTGGTACTGCGCATGACGCGCGAAGAGATCGGCAGCTACCTTGGCTTGAAGCTTGAGACGGTCAGCCGCGCTTTTTCGAAGTTCAGCGAAGACGGCATTATTGAAGTGAAACAGCGCTATGTCAAAATATTGGCACCTGACGCGCTGAAGAAAATATTCAATCCGCAGACTTACTATTAG
- a CDS encoding OmpW/AlkL family protein: MKKSLLVLALAAAFTPMLAQAEAGDWVVRLRATNVNPSESSKLGEKTNAAYGSATLSQTLYGSNSANLEVDSNTIPELDISYYFTKNIAAELILALGTKHDVDSSGNGVKHKLGEVNLLPPTLTLQWHFNPDQTFDPYVGAGISYIRAMDNGLNYEGVAPIRIDRNSWGPALQAGVDINLTDRWLLNLDVKKIWFDTDVKLDGAVLGAPGYRKIDNLDIDPWVVSVGFGKKF; the protein is encoded by the coding sequence ATGAAAAAATCTTTATTAGTGTTGGCGTTAGCCGCTGCCTTTACGCCGATGTTGGCTCAGGCTGAAGCCGGCGATTGGGTAGTACGTCTGCGTGCAACCAATGTTAATCCGAGTGAGAGCAGTAAGTTGGGTGAAAAAACAAATGCTGCGTACGGCTCAGCTACGCTTTCACAAACACTGTATGGCAGCAACTCTGCTAATCTGGAAGTGGATAGCAATACTATTCCTGAGCTTGATATTTCTTATTATTTTACAAAAAATATTGCTGCCGAATTGATTTTAGCTTTGGGTACAAAGCATGATGTAGATTCATCAGGTAATGGTGTAAAGCATAAATTAGGCGAGGTTAATCTCCTTCCGCCAACTTTAACCTTGCAATGGCACTTTAATCCAGACCAAACATTTGATCCTTATGTAGGTGCCGGTATTTCATATATTCGCGCGATGGATAATGGCTTGAATTACGAAGGCGTTGCGCCAATTCGTATTGATCGCAATTCATGGGGTCCAGCTTTGCAAGCCGGTGTAGATATTAACCTTACTGATCGCTGGTTGTTGAACTTGGATGTGAAGAAAATCTGGTTTGATACTGATGTTAAGTTGGATGGAGCTGTGCTTGGCGCTCCAGGTTATAGAAAAATCGATAACTTGGACATTGATCCATGGGTAGTCAGCGTTGGTTTTGGTAAAAAGTTCTAA